A window from Culex pipiens pallens isolate TS chromosome 3, TS_CPP_V2, whole genome shotgun sequence encodes these proteins:
- the LOC120421895 gene encoding serine/threonine-protein kinase par-1 isoform X1, giving the protein MSENFAAASAAKQMPIEKLVRVGYYELDKTIGKGNFAVVKLASNVITNSKVAIKIIDKTCLDEENLAKTFREISILKVLHHPHITRLYEVMESRNKIYLVTEHAARGEIFDHLVANGRMKEEEAARIFSQIISAVDYCHCKGIVHRDLKAENVLLDNEMNVKLADFGFSNTFSEGTPLRTWCGSPPYAAPEVFQGVEYDGPKSDIWSLGVVLYVLVCGALPFDGATLHDLRSVVVAGKFRIPFFMSQECEHLIRHMLVVEPEKRYALKQIANHKWLEMYNAIPMLDSGPFIPTESANLDTIVMTHMLQLPGLTADMIAQSVHENRFDHIYAIYYLLVDKLKQKRKEKNRLQHHASLAYSRSRKTSITTGVVDRTEVIKNDSQERLSPLTSSGSTILNMSAGLGTSEELEKYDLEAANSAKTPESTDHLFPPTCANASANTRRHTVGPGDVAHEQALANPNAPINFKTTEQQPPTQNVPINIPMLQNQPIHNLTIKDQHLLKPPMVMGASAFGRRASDGGANLHIFYPTTPNFNEQPVGEAIYGSQAAAHAAMAAAAAGVGVMGDHPMPTVCGVDGPDDTSDEIQRYMHGRGCTKRHTVGCTDDLSAGNPGTMEPPQAHSPAPSTAAAAGGGGRTRRTGLLTVMERPPVISPDLVREVEARMNRNYLPPSLMTASPSMAAPPPAHMSSSVSAGAVAATTPPARPTTLATAPAMVAAGFAGLGGGYEQCSLMSSPSSSSAAGVLSMASPTASPQQQNTPSTALQNVCNRRYARTCKLPTVQEIGRYSPVRRASEGSKINTQFQGPFQECQQLQKGLNVGTQQRNLLIAPSPPLADNSVSLPGSPMHCKPFEDRSQQDITLPQDMMLSLLPGLEKLVLEKRIQIETANNIISTRTVPYEVRQQLGLFAHAVMPDLGYALQQQLQHSQSVSPLTARPGTLHPNNIAGNSIGASSFGYYGGLPYSPFGTPGAVPGLNFPGSSSNSGCPSPVYYSECPSPILPGPPGMPTGGGASPMHQITRGLSIMNTGGSTTSAAGGSITRGTSAAFPVSCNEPLDLSMDVVNSVEIDYHRNSYSINPVGTAGGPSSLNYFDMKNFSLMPPQQMRLVATPPTSPNLCIIQEEIPNVAPFQGGVPYKSQSAGGSPEDLSFQHTHPQICLTDVQGSEITLVALSDSSHDSDDSLNCQSSSGLGFQGLLISEPSSDMPSITRGVGRKASLETENNSTSTSTKLETDTSESYARRGSDKSLGFSDDSLSNDSNHSNLSPSQEPSASSGFKSCDSHSEQDARLSPDSLCDTKTLTDECYELPLPQECSTLDSSRILEMVKRRIDSKMPPMGCVFNAAKTADATDLVGGQHSRSSDHAVDHGASSSFPVGGDSSNLSLEYSGGLQIELQVFEGRIKDSHSGKGLKLRRISGDQNEYGKLCQQLITSLTV; this is encoded by the exons GTTGCAATTAAAATAATCGATAAAACATGTCTCGACGAGGAGAACCTGGCGAAAACGTTTCGCGAAATATCGATACTGAAGGTGTTGCATCATCCGCACATAACACGCTTGTACGAGGTCATGGAATCACGTAACAAAATCTACCTGGTGACGGAACACGCGGCCCGGGGTGAAATTTTCGACCACCTGGTCGCGAACGGGCGCATGAAGGAGGAGGAAGCGGCCCGAATCTTCTCCCAGATTATCTCCGCCGTGGACTACTGTCACTGCAAGGGAATTGTCCATCGCGATTTGAAGGCGGAGAACGTGCTGTTGGATAACGAGATGAACGTTAAGCTGGCGGACTTTGGTTTCAGTAATACCTTTTCCGAGGGAACTCCGCTGCGAACTTGGTGCGGTTCACCGCCGTACGCGGCCCCTGAGGTATTCCAGGGTGTCGAGTATGACGGGCCAAAGTCCGATATCTGGAGCTTGGGGGTGGTGTTGTACGTTCTCGTTTGTGGTGCCCTCCCGTTTGATGGTGCAACGTTACACGATCTGCGGAGCGTGGTAGTCGCGGGCAAGTTTCGCATTCCCTTCTTTATGTCGCAAGAGTGTGAACACCTAATCAGGCATATGCTGGTCGTGGAACCGGAGAAACGGTACGCGTTGAAGCAGATCGCCAATCACAAGTGGTTGGAGATGTATAACGCGATTCCGATGCTAGACTCGGGGCCTTTCATACCAACGGAGAGCGCCAACCTGGACACCATTGTTATGACCCACATGTTACAACTCCCTGGACTTACGGCCGATATGATCGCACAATCTGTACATGAGAATCGGTTCGACCacatttatgccatttactatCTGCTGGTGGACAAGttgaaacaaaaacgaaaagagAAGAACCGACTCCAGCATCACGCCAGCCTAGCGTACTCGCGGTCTCGGAAAACGAGCATTACTACCGGCGTTGTAGATCGGACGGAGGTCATCAAGAATGACTCACAGGAGCGACTTAGTCCACTGACCAGCTCAGGATCAACCATCCTGAACATGTCGGCTGGACTTGGTACGTCAGAGGAGTTGGAGAAGTACGACCTTGAAGCGGCCAACTCCGCCAAGACACCCGAATCTACCGACCATCTATTTCCGCCTACCTGCGCCAACGCTTCAGCCAACACTCGACGGCACACCGTGGGACCCGGCGACGTGGCACACGAACAGGCCCTGGCCAATCCAAACGCACCAATCAACTTCAAGACAACGGAACAGCAACCTCCGACGCAGAACGTTCCCATCAACATCCCGATGCTGCAGAATCAGCCGATTCACAACCTTACCATCAAGGACCAGCATCTGCTTAAGCCTCCAATGGTCATGGGTGCAA GTGCCTTCGGAAGACGCGCTTCGGACGGAGGAGCCAATCTGCACATCTTCTATCCAACAACGCCAAATTTCAACGAACAACCGGTCGGTGAAGCGATCTACGGAAGTCAGGCGGCAGCCCACGCCGCCATGGCCGCAGCCGCCGCCGGTGTTGGTGTGATGGGCGACCACCCGATGCCAACGGTGTGCGGAGTCGACGGTCCGGACGATACCAGCGACGAGATTCAAAG GTACATGCACGGTCGGGGATGCACGAAGCGTCATACCGTCGGTTGCACCGATGATCTGTCGGCCGGAAATCCCGGAACGATGGAACCTCCCCAGGCGCACTCACCAGCGCCATCCACGGCCGCTGCCGCAGGAGGTGGCGGTCGCACTCGGAGAACTGGTCTGCTCACCGTCATGGAAAGGCCGCCAG TGATTAGTCCTGATTTGGTACGCGAAGTAGAGGCACGAATGAACCGCAACTACTTACCCCCATCGCTAATGACCGCATCGCCGTCAATGGCCGCTCCACCGCCGGCGCACATGTCCTCCTCCGTATCAGCAGGAGCCGTAGCAGCAACTACACCTCCTGCGAGGCCAACGACACTGGCGACCGCACCGGCGATGGTCGCTGCCGGCTTTGCAGGTTTGGGAGGAGGCTACGAGCAATGTTCGTTAATGTCTTctccttcgtcgtcgtcggcggcgGGGGTTCTCTCGATGGCATCCCCAACGGCATCGCCCCAACAGCAAAACACTCCCTCCACTGCACTGCAAAACGTTTGTAATAGACGCTATGCTAGAACTTGTAAACTGCCTACCGTACAAGAGATTG GTCGCTACAGTCCGGTGCGTCGAGCATCTGAGGGCTCAAAAATCAACACACAATTCCAAGGACCATTCCAGGAGTGCCAGCAGCTCCAGAAGGGCCTGAACGTTGGCACTCAACAACGAAATTTGCTTATCGCACCAAGTCCCCCACTGGCGGACAACTCGGTGAGTCTGCCGGGCTCGCCGATGCACTGTAAACCATTCGAGGACAGATCTCAGCAGGATATTACACTGCCCCAGGACATGATGCTGTCGTTGTTGCCCGGTTTGGAGAAGCTGGTCCTAGAGAAGCGCATCCAGATCGAGACGGCCAATAACATCATCAGCACACGAACCGTTCCGTACGAGGTGCGGCAACAGTTGGGCCTGTTTGCCCACGCGGTGATGCCGGACCTTGGGTACGCGTTACAGCAGCAGCTGCAGCACAGTCAGAGTGTCTCGCCCCTCACGGCCAGGCCAGGCACGCTACATCCTAACAACATTGCCGGTAATAGTATAGGGGCGTCCAGCTTTGGCTATTACGGTGGTTTGCCTTATTCACCCTTTGGAACGCCAGGGGCTGTGCCGGGGTTGAACTTTCCCGGAAGTAGCAGCAACAGTGGATGCCCATCACCCGTATACTACAGCGAATGTCCCTCGCCAATCCTACCCGGACCACCGGGAATGCCGACAGGTGGTGGTGCCTCACCAATGCATCAGATTACACGGGGTTTAAGTATTATGAACACTGGGGGTAGCACAACTTCGGCTGCCGGCGGTTCCATCACTCGTGGAACCAGCGCAGCTTTTCCAGTATCTTGCAATGAACCTTTAGACCTTAGCATGGACGTAGTCAATAGTGTAGAAATAGATTATCATAGGAACAGCTATTCGATAAATCCAGTCGGCACCGCCGGTGGCCCATCATCCCTTAACTAttttgatatgaaaaattttagCCTTATGCCGCCGCAGCAAATGCGTCTTGTAGCAACGCCCCCAACTTCGCCGAATCTTTGTATCATACAAGAGGAAATACCAAACGTTGCCCCGTTCCAGGGTGGCGTTCCCTACAAAAGCCAATCGGCTGGAGGATCTCCAGAGGACTTGAGCTTTCAACATACCCATCCCCAGATCTGTCTGACGGACGTGCAGGGCAGTGAAATAACCCTGGTTGCGCTGTCCGACTCCAGCCACGATAGTGATGATTCGCTCAACTGTCAGAGTTCATCGGGGTTGGGTTTTCAGGGTCTCTTAATATCCGAACCTTCTAGTGATATGCCCTCGATTACGCGGGGCGTGGGCAGAAAAGCTAGTCTCGAAACCGAAAATAACTCCACGTCGACAtcgaccaagctggaaaccGACACGAGCGAATCGTACGCTCGTCGAGGCAGTGACAAGTCGTTAGGTTTTAGCGATGATAGTCTAAGCAACGATTCGAACCACTCCAATCTTTCCCCTAGTCAGGAACCGTCCGCCAGTTCAGGGTTCAAGAGCTGTGACTCTCACTCCGAGCAGGACGCTCGCCTAAGCCCTGACTCCCTGTGCGACACCAAGACCCTCACGGACGAGTGTTACGAGCTGCCGTTGCCCCAGGAATGCTCCACGCTGGACTCGTCCCGAATACTTGAGATGGTCAAGCGACGGATCGACTCCAAAATGCCACCCATGGGTTGTGTGTTCAACGCTGCCAAGACAGCGGACGCCACTGACCTCGTTGGTGGACAACACAGTCGCAGCAGTGACCATGCCGTAGACCACGGAGCATCATCCTCGTTTCCCGTCGGCGGGGACAGTTCAAATCTTAGCCTAGAGTACTCGGGGGGTTTGCAGATCGAGCTGCAGGTGTTCGAGGGTCGCATCAAGGACAGCCATAGTGGCAAGGGGCTGAAACTGCGCCGTATTTCCGGCGACCAGAACGAGTACGGCAAGCTGTGCCAGCAGTTGATCACGTCGCTGACCGTCTGA
- the LOC120421895 gene encoding uncharacterized protein LOC120421895 isoform X2, translating to MSENFAAASAAKQMPIEKLVRVGYYELDKTIGKGNFAVVKLASNVITNSKVAIKIIDKTCLDEENLAKTFREISILKVLHHPHITRLYEVMESRNKIYLVTEHAARGEIFDHLVANGRMKEEEAARIFSQIISAVDYCHCKGIVHRDLKAENVLLDNEMNVKLADFGFSNTFSEGTPLRTWCGSPPYAAPEVFQGVEYDGPKSDIWSLGVVLYVLVCGALPFDGATLHDLRSVVVAGKFRIPFFMSQECEHLIRHMLVVEPEKRYALKQIANHKWLEMYNAIPMLDSGPFIPTESANLDTIVMTHMLQLPGLTADMIAQSVHENRFDHIYAIYYLLVDKLKQKRKEKNRLQHHASLAYSRSRKTSITTGVVDRTEVIKNDSQERLSPLTSSGSTILNMSAGLGTSEELEKYDLEAANSAKTPESTDHLFPPTCANASANTRRHTVGPGDVAHEQALANPNAPINFKTTEQQPPTQNVPINIPMLQNQPIHNLTIKDQHLLKPPMVMGASAFGRRASDGGANLHIFYPTTPNFNEQPVGEAIYGSQAAAHAAMAAAAAGVGVMGDHPMPTVCGVDGPDDTSDEIQRYMHGRGCTKRHTVGCTDDLSAGNPGTMEPPQAHSPAPSTAAAAGGGGRTRRTGLLTVMERPPGRYSPVRRASEGSKINTQFQGPFQECQQLQKGLNVGTQQRNLLIAPSPPLADNSVSLPGSPMHCKPFEDRSQQDITLPQDMMLSLLPGLEKLVLEKRIQIETANNIISTRTVPYEVRQQLGLFAHAVMPDLGYALQQQLQHSQSVSPLTARPGTLHPNNIAGNSIGASSFGYYGGLPYSPFGTPGAVPGLNFPGSSSNSGCPSPVYYSECPSPILPGPPGMPTGGGASPMHQITRGLSIMNTGGSTTSAAGGSITRGTSAAFPVSCNEPLDLSMDVVNSVEIDYHRNSYSINPVGTAGGPSSLNYFDMKNFSLMPPQQMRLVATPPTSPNLCIIQEEIPNVAPFQGGVPYKSQSAGGSPEDLSFQHTHPQICLTDVQGSEITLVALSDSSHDSDDSLNCQSSSGLGFQGLLISEPSSDMPSITRGVGRKASLETENNSTSTSTKLETDTSESYARRGSDKSLGFSDDSLSNDSNHSNLSPSQEPSASSGFKSCDSHSEQDARLSPDSLCDTKTLTDECYELPLPQECSTLDSSRILEMVKRRIDSKMPPMGCVFNAAKTADATDLVGGQHSRSSDHAVDHGASSSFPVGGDSSNLSLEYSGGLQIELQVFEGRIKDSHSGKGLKLRRISGDQNEYGKLCQQLITSLTV from the exons GTTGCAATTAAAATAATCGATAAAACATGTCTCGACGAGGAGAACCTGGCGAAAACGTTTCGCGAAATATCGATACTGAAGGTGTTGCATCATCCGCACATAACACGCTTGTACGAGGTCATGGAATCACGTAACAAAATCTACCTGGTGACGGAACACGCGGCCCGGGGTGAAATTTTCGACCACCTGGTCGCGAACGGGCGCATGAAGGAGGAGGAAGCGGCCCGAATCTTCTCCCAGATTATCTCCGCCGTGGACTACTGTCACTGCAAGGGAATTGTCCATCGCGATTTGAAGGCGGAGAACGTGCTGTTGGATAACGAGATGAACGTTAAGCTGGCGGACTTTGGTTTCAGTAATACCTTTTCCGAGGGAACTCCGCTGCGAACTTGGTGCGGTTCACCGCCGTACGCGGCCCCTGAGGTATTCCAGGGTGTCGAGTATGACGGGCCAAAGTCCGATATCTGGAGCTTGGGGGTGGTGTTGTACGTTCTCGTTTGTGGTGCCCTCCCGTTTGATGGTGCAACGTTACACGATCTGCGGAGCGTGGTAGTCGCGGGCAAGTTTCGCATTCCCTTCTTTATGTCGCAAGAGTGTGAACACCTAATCAGGCATATGCTGGTCGTGGAACCGGAGAAACGGTACGCGTTGAAGCAGATCGCCAATCACAAGTGGTTGGAGATGTATAACGCGATTCCGATGCTAGACTCGGGGCCTTTCATACCAACGGAGAGCGCCAACCTGGACACCATTGTTATGACCCACATGTTACAACTCCCTGGACTTACGGCCGATATGATCGCACAATCTGTACATGAGAATCGGTTCGACCacatttatgccatttactatCTGCTGGTGGACAAGttgaaacaaaaacgaaaagagAAGAACCGACTCCAGCATCACGCCAGCCTAGCGTACTCGCGGTCTCGGAAAACGAGCATTACTACCGGCGTTGTAGATCGGACGGAGGTCATCAAGAATGACTCACAGGAGCGACTTAGTCCACTGACCAGCTCAGGATCAACCATCCTGAACATGTCGGCTGGACTTGGTACGTCAGAGGAGTTGGAGAAGTACGACCTTGAAGCGGCCAACTCCGCCAAGACACCCGAATCTACCGACCATCTATTTCCGCCTACCTGCGCCAACGCTTCAGCCAACACTCGACGGCACACCGTGGGACCCGGCGACGTGGCACACGAACAGGCCCTGGCCAATCCAAACGCACCAATCAACTTCAAGACAACGGAACAGCAACCTCCGACGCAGAACGTTCCCATCAACATCCCGATGCTGCAGAATCAGCCGATTCACAACCTTACCATCAAGGACCAGCATCTGCTTAAGCCTCCAATGGTCATGGGTGCAA GTGCCTTCGGAAGACGCGCTTCGGACGGAGGAGCCAATCTGCACATCTTCTATCCAACAACGCCAAATTTCAACGAACAACCGGTCGGTGAAGCGATCTACGGAAGTCAGGCGGCAGCCCACGCCGCCATGGCCGCAGCCGCCGCCGGTGTTGGTGTGATGGGCGACCACCCGATGCCAACGGTGTGCGGAGTCGACGGTCCGGACGATACCAGCGACGAGATTCAAAG GTACATGCACGGTCGGGGATGCACGAAGCGTCATACCGTCGGTTGCACCGATGATCTGTCGGCCGGAAATCCCGGAACGATGGAACCTCCCCAGGCGCACTCACCAGCGCCATCCACGGCCGCTGCCGCAGGAGGTGGCGGTCGCACTCGGAGAACTGGTCTGCTCACCGTCATGGAAAGGCCGCCAG GTCGCTACAGTCCGGTGCGTCGAGCATCTGAGGGCTCAAAAATCAACACACAATTCCAAGGACCATTCCAGGAGTGCCAGCAGCTCCAGAAGGGCCTGAACGTTGGCACTCAACAACGAAATTTGCTTATCGCACCAAGTCCCCCACTGGCGGACAACTCGGTGAGTCTGCCGGGCTCGCCGATGCACTGTAAACCATTCGAGGACAGATCTCAGCAGGATATTACACTGCCCCAGGACATGATGCTGTCGTTGTTGCCCGGTTTGGAGAAGCTGGTCCTAGAGAAGCGCATCCAGATCGAGACGGCCAATAACATCATCAGCACACGAACCGTTCCGTACGAGGTGCGGCAACAGTTGGGCCTGTTTGCCCACGCGGTGATGCCGGACCTTGGGTACGCGTTACAGCAGCAGCTGCAGCACAGTCAGAGTGTCTCGCCCCTCACGGCCAGGCCAGGCACGCTACATCCTAACAACATTGCCGGTAATAGTATAGGGGCGTCCAGCTTTGGCTATTACGGTGGTTTGCCTTATTCACCCTTTGGAACGCCAGGGGCTGTGCCGGGGTTGAACTTTCCCGGAAGTAGCAGCAACAGTGGATGCCCATCACCCGTATACTACAGCGAATGTCCCTCGCCAATCCTACCCGGACCACCGGGAATGCCGACAGGTGGTGGTGCCTCACCAATGCATCAGATTACACGGGGTTTAAGTATTATGAACACTGGGGGTAGCACAACTTCGGCTGCCGGCGGTTCCATCACTCGTGGAACCAGCGCAGCTTTTCCAGTATCTTGCAATGAACCTTTAGACCTTAGCATGGACGTAGTCAATAGTGTAGAAATAGATTATCATAGGAACAGCTATTCGATAAATCCAGTCGGCACCGCCGGTGGCCCATCATCCCTTAACTAttttgatatgaaaaattttagCCTTATGCCGCCGCAGCAAATGCGTCTTGTAGCAACGCCCCCAACTTCGCCGAATCTTTGTATCATACAAGAGGAAATACCAAACGTTGCCCCGTTCCAGGGTGGCGTTCCCTACAAAAGCCAATCGGCTGGAGGATCTCCAGAGGACTTGAGCTTTCAACATACCCATCCCCAGATCTGTCTGACGGACGTGCAGGGCAGTGAAATAACCCTGGTTGCGCTGTCCGACTCCAGCCACGATAGTGATGATTCGCTCAACTGTCAGAGTTCATCGGGGTTGGGTTTTCAGGGTCTCTTAATATCCGAACCTTCTAGTGATATGCCCTCGATTACGCGGGGCGTGGGCAGAAAAGCTAGTCTCGAAACCGAAAATAACTCCACGTCGACAtcgaccaagctggaaaccGACACGAGCGAATCGTACGCTCGTCGAGGCAGTGACAAGTCGTTAGGTTTTAGCGATGATAGTCTAAGCAACGATTCGAACCACTCCAATCTTTCCCCTAGTCAGGAACCGTCCGCCAGTTCAGGGTTCAAGAGCTGTGACTCTCACTCCGAGCAGGACGCTCGCCTAAGCCCTGACTCCCTGTGCGACACCAAGACCCTCACGGACGAGTGTTACGAGCTGCCGTTGCCCCAGGAATGCTCCACGCTGGACTCGTCCCGAATACTTGAGATGGTCAAGCGACGGATCGACTCCAAAATGCCACCCATGGGTTGTGTGTTCAACGCTGCCAAGACAGCGGACGCCACTGACCTCGTTGGTGGACAACACAGTCGCAGCAGTGACCATGCCGTAGACCACGGAGCATCATCCTCGTTTCCCGTCGGCGGGGACAGTTCAAATCTTAGCCTAGAGTACTCGGGGGGTTTGCAGATCGAGCTGCAGGTGTTCGAGGGTCGCATCAAGGACAGCCATAGTGGCAAGGGGCTGAAACTGCGCCGTATTTCCGGCGACCAGAACGAGTACGGCAAGCTGTGCCAGCAGTTGATCACGTCGCTGACCGTCTGA